AGGACGACCAGCGGGGTGCCGGCGGCGATGTACTTCTCGGAGGCCTCGAAGACGGTCGTCACCTCGCCGTCGCCGGCCAGGTCCTTGGTGAAACCGCCCTCGGTGCCCGGCGCGAGCTGGTTGCGCAGGCGGATGTTGGCGAAGGTGCCGCGGATCATGACCTCGTGGTTGCCGCGGCGCGAGCCGTAGGAGTTGAAGTCACGCTGCTGCACGCCGTGCTCGGCGAGGTACTTGCCCGCCGGGCTGTCCTTCTTGATCGCACCGGCCGGCGAGATGTGGTCGGTGGTGACCGAGTCGCCGAGCTTGAGGAGCACGCGGGCACCCTCGATGTCGGTGACGGCCTCCGGCTCGTCGGGCATCCCGTCGAAGTAGGGAGGCTTCCGGACGTAGGTGGAGTCCTCGTCCCACTCGAAGGTCTTGCCCTCGGGGGTGGGCAGCGAGCGCCACTGCTCGTCGCCCGCGAAGACGTCGGAGTAGCCGTCGTCGAACATGTCGGAGGTGATCGCCGAGGCGACGACCTCCTCGATGTCGGCGGCCGAGGGCCAGATGTCCTTCATGAAGACGTCGTTGCCGTCGGTGTCCTGGCCCAGCGGGTCGTTGAACAGGTCGAGGTCCATCGAGCCGGCGAGCGCGTAGGCGACCACCAGCGGCGGGGAGGCCAGGTAGTTCATCTTGACGTCGGGGTTGATGCGGCCCTCGAAGTTGCGGTTGCCCGAGAGCACCGAGACGACGGCGAGGTCGCCCTCGTTGACGGCCGCGGAGACCTCGGGGATGAGCGGGCCCGAGTTGCCGATGCAGGTGGTGCAGCCGTAGCCGACGAGGTTGAAGCCGAGCTTGTCGAGGTACGGCGTGAGGCCGGCCTTCTCGTAGTAGTCCGAGACGACCTTCGAGCCGGGGGCCAGGGTGGTCTTGACCCAGGGCTTGCGCTGCAGGCCCTTCTCGACGGCGTTCTTGGCCAGCAGCGCCGCGCCGATCATCACCGAGGGGTTCGAGGTGTTGGTGCACGAGGTGATCGCCGCGATCGCGACGGCGCCGTGGTCGAGCTCGAACTCGGTGCCGTCCTCGAGGGTGACGTGAACCGGGTTGCTGGGACGACCACCGTCGGCGGGAGCCGCGGAGAGGTAGTTCTTCGGCGCCGCCGCCTCGCCGCCGCCGTTGGAGGTGGCGGGGTCGGAGGCCGGGAAGGTCTCCTCGACGGACTCGTCGTAGCCGTTGGTGTCCTGGTGCTCGTGGTCGACGTAGTCGGCCAGCGCGCCGCGGAAGCCCTGCTTGGCCTCGGAGAGCGAGACGCGGTCCTGGGGGCGCTTGGGCCCGGCCAGCGACGGCACGACGGTGGCCAGGTCGAGCTCGAGCTTCTCGGAGTAGCGCGGCTCGGCCGAGGGGTCGTGCCAGAGGCCCTGCTCCTTGGCGTAGGCCTCGACCAGCGCGAGCTGCTCGGGGCTGCGCCCGGTGAGCTCGAGGTACTTGGTGGTCTCCTCGTCGATCGGGAAGACCGCGATGGTCGAGCCGAACTCGGGGCTCATGTTGCCGATCGTGGCGCGGTTGGCCAGCGGCAGCGCGGAGACGCCGGGGCCGTAGAACTCGACGAACTTGCCGACGACGCCGTGCTTGCGCAGCATCTCGGTGATGGTGAGCACCAGGTCGGTGGCGGTGGCGCCCTCGGGCAGGTCGCCGTTGAGCTTGAAGCCGACCACGCGCGGGATCAGCATGGAGACCGGCTGGCCGAGCATCGCGGCCTCGGCCTCGATGCCGCCGACGCCCCAGCCGACCACGCCGATGCCGTTGACCATCGTGGTGTGGGAGTCGGTGCCGACGCAGGTGTCGGGGTAGGCCAGCAGCTCACCGTCGACCTCGCGGGTGAAGACGGTGCGGGCCAGGTGCTCGATGTTGACCTGGTGCACGATGCCGGTGCCCGGCGGGACGACCTTGAAGTCGTCGAAGGCGCCCTGGCCCCACCGCAGGAACTGGTAGCGCTCGCGGTTGCGCTCGTACTCGATCTCGACGTTGCGCTCGAAGGCCTCGGGGGTGCCGAAGACGTCGGCGATGACGGAGTGGTCGATGACCATCTCGGCCGGCGCGAGCGGGTTGATCTTGGTCGGGTCGCCGCCCAGGTCGGCCATCGCCTCACGCATGGTGGCGAGGTCGACGACGCAGGGCACGCCGGTGAAGTCCTGCATGATCACGCGCGCCGGCGTGAACTGGATCTCCTGCGACGGGTCGGCGTCGGCGTCCCAGCCGGCGATCGCCTTGATGTCGTCGGCGGTGATGTCGGAGCCGTCCTCGGTGCGCAGGAGGTTCTCCAGCAGCACCTTCAGGCTGAAGGGGAGGCTGTCGACGTCGAGGCCCTCACCCTTGACCGCGTCGAGGCGGAAGATCTCGTACGACGTGCCGTCCACGTCCAGGGTGCTCTTGGCACCGAAGCTGTCCTTGCTTGCCACTGACCAACATCTCCTCTGTCGCGTCTGCGATGACGGGCGCTGCTTGCGCCTCATCTTGCCGCCGGGCCGGTGGGACAGGAAAGGAAGGCAACCCTTACCGTCCACGTCGCGACGACCACATCTCTTGACGTCAAGATACATGACGTCGAGGAGTTCTTTCCACCCTCCTGCCCAGGGTGGGTCGCATGTCTTGCCGCCGGACCCCGTTGCACCGCGGAGGGATGCGTCAGTTGCGGTTCAAGCCCCAGGTGCGGGTCATCAGCGCAGACTTGAAGTGCGACTCCGCTGCGTCCACTTCCGAGGGCGGGGTGGACGGTCCGAACACCCTGAGGATGCTGAACACGAAGTGCCGAGCGTGATCCTCCGCCGCGCCGTCGAGCGTCGTGCCGGCTTCTCTCGCCGCCTTCGCGAGCTCCCGCAGTGCGACGTTGCCTCCGTGCCCGTTCTTCGCGTAGGCCGACCAGCGACCTATCAGCCGCTCCGCTCCGTCAGCCTTGCCGACGTACTGCTTGCCCGTGGAGCTGTCGGTGATGAGATAGATGCCCTGCACTTCGGACAGTGCGGCTCGCCAAGCGGCGTATCTCGAGTCGCCGACGAGCTCCTCGAGCTCGTGCCACCGCAGCAGGACGCGGTCGAAGCCGGGGAACTCGATTGCATCGCGGTCAGCGATCTCGAGGACCGGCAGCGTCGCCGCACTCGGCCCCCAGCGGTACCAGCTGCGCGGGCTCGTCCAGTCGACCACCAGCCGGTCCTCGAGCGAGCGAAGGAAGTCCACCCGACGGAGGTCCCAGAATCGGTTCGTCTCGGTCTTCTCCTCGAGCTGTTCACCGTGGTTCTCGTAGACGCCGAACAGCCGGGATCGACTCTTTCCGTCGGCGACCAGGATGACCCAGTAGCGGGGCGGTTCGGCCGGGAACTTCCTCGTCGAGATGTCCTGGGACCGGGTGTAGTCATGGAGGCGCCCCTCGGTGACATCCTCCGGGCCCTGGAGCCCGACGTGACCCGACGGCTTGAACGCATGACGGATCACCAGGATGTCGTCGAGACCGATCGGCGGAGCGTGGTCCGCACCCACGGCTGCCAGGACGTGCCCGAGGGTGAGCGGAAGAGCCGCGCTCCGGGCAGTCTCGACCGCGTCCCCGGCCGAGGGTTCCCCACGCTCTTCCTCTCCCACCGCTGTCGGCGGAAGGTCCCAGGCAGTCGCCGCGGGGTGCCGTCGGATGGCGTCCAGCACGGCATCCCAGTCCCGTGCCATGGGACTGACACCATCCATGTGGTGCTCGCGCTGGCGGTAGAAGGCCCACGCGCGAAGGAGATCGACACCGCACCAGTCCGGTACGCGCCCAGTCGCCTCGTACTCGCGCATCGCCGGCTGCAGGAGCCGGCGAAGCGCGTCGGACCCACTACTACCCCCGGCGAACCGCTCGTAGCCGTTGTACTCCAGTGCCCACCTGGTCTCCGCCTCGTTCACCATGGGCAGATGATTGCACCGGGCACCTCAGGTCAGCCTTCCCTCTCCAGCACCGCCACGCACTCGACGTGGTGCGTCATCGGGAACACTTGAATGGCACTGAGCGTGAGCGCGACTGTTTGCGACTGGCTGACCACATCGGAGCGAACTGGCCCCTGACCTGCGACGATGCCGCTAGTGCGCTCTGACGTCGTCAGAACGTTCGTTGCGGCAGGCTGCGAATCAAACCGAGCCCAATCCGAGCCCTCCGGCCATCGGGCGCCGACAGTCGCAAACGACAGCATCTTCAGATCTCCCCCGAGCGCGGGCCTCAAGGACCGGCCCATCACCGCCGACGGGATGCGGCCGCGGCCGGAGACGACAATGTCGTTCGCTAAAGCCCTGCACGTACATCAACGGGCGGGCGACGCTGGCACGAGCGCAGGCGCCGCTTCAAGGCCGCGTACGG
The Nocardioides marinisabuli genome window above contains:
- a CDS encoding GIY-YIG nuclease family protein; translation: MVNEAETRWALEYNGYERFAGGSSGSDALRRLLQPAMREYEATGRVPDWCGVDLLRAWAFYRQREHHMDGVSPMARDWDAVLDAIRRHPAATAWDLPPTAVGEEERGEPSAGDAVETARSAALPLTLGHVLAAVGADHAPPIGLDDILVIRHAFKPSGHVGLQGPEDVTEGRLHDYTRSQDISTRKFPAEPPRYWVILVADGKSRSRLFGVYENHGEQLEEKTETNRFWDLRRVDFLRSLEDRLVVDWTSPRSWYRWGPSAATLPVLEIADRDAIEFPGFDRVLLRWHELEELVGDSRYAAWRAALSEVQGIYLITDSSTGKQYVGKADGAERLIGRWSAYAKNGHGGNVALRELAKAAREAGTTLDGAAEDHARHFVFSILRVFGPSTPPSEVDAAESHFKSALMTRTWGLNRN
- a CDS encoding aconitate hydratase: MASKDSFGAKSTLDVDGTSYEIFRLDAVKGEGLDVDSLPFSLKVLLENLLRTEDGSDITADDIKAIAGWDADADPSQEIQFTPARVIMQDFTGVPCVVDLATMREAMADLGGDPTKINPLAPAEMVIDHSVIADVFGTPEAFERNVEIEYERNRERYQFLRWGQGAFDDFKVVPPGTGIVHQVNIEHLARTVFTREVDGELLAYPDTCVGTDSHTTMVNGIGVVGWGVGGIEAEAAMLGQPVSMLIPRVVGFKLNGDLPEGATATDLVLTITEMLRKHGVVGKFVEFYGPGVSALPLANRATIGNMSPEFGSTIAVFPIDEETTKYLELTGRSPEQLALVEAYAKEQGLWHDPSAEPRYSEKLELDLATVVPSLAGPKRPQDRVSLSEAKQGFRGALADYVDHEHQDTNGYDESVEETFPASDPATSNGGGEAAAPKNYLSAAPADGGRPSNPVHVTLEDGTEFELDHGAVAIAAITSCTNTSNPSVMIGAALLAKNAVEKGLQRKPWVKTTLAPGSKVVSDYYEKAGLTPYLDKLGFNLVGYGCTTCIGNSGPLIPEVSAAVNEGDLAVVSVLSGNRNFEGRINPDVKMNYLASPPLVVAYALAGSMDLDLFNDPLGQDTDGNDVFMKDIWPSAADIEEVVASAITSDMFDDGYSDVFAGDEQWRSLPTPEGKTFEWDEDSTYVRKPPYFDGMPDEPEAVTDIEGARVLLKLGDSVTTDHISPAGAIKKDSPAGKYLAEHGVQQRDFNSYGSRRGNHEVMIRGTFANIRLRNQLAPGTEGGFTKDLAGDGEVTTVFEASEKYIAAGTPLVVLAGKEYGSGSSRDWAAKGTALLGVKAVIAESYERIHRSNLIGMGVLPLQFPEGESAESLGLSGEETFSITGVTELNDGTTPRTVKVKADDVEFDAVVRIDTPGEANYYRNGGIMQYVLRNLRRG